A window of the Burkholderia sp. 9120 genome harbors these coding sequences:
- a CDS encoding TetR/AcrR family transcriptional regulator, giving the protein MNRKDTLRDQALAYFLEHGIADLSLRPLAEQIGTSARLLIFHFGSKDGLIAEVMGEVRQRAQQSFTALMRESGGQGGMMIFWQWSTHANNVPYVRLLYEVQVLAMQNPAVYAPFMDDNSSNWLSFVESTLPPSPQRRATATLYVAVIDGLMLEFLSTGDLARTSAALEVFISMSGNAPGKSRT; this is encoded by the coding sequence ATGAACAGAAAAGACACGCTTCGCGACCAGGCGCTGGCCTACTTCCTTGAACACGGCATCGCCGATCTTTCGTTACGGCCGCTGGCCGAGCAGATCGGAACCAGCGCACGGTTGTTGATCTTTCACTTTGGTTCCAAAGACGGGCTCATCGCCGAAGTCATGGGCGAGGTGCGGCAGCGCGCGCAACAGTCCTTCACCGCCTTGATGCGCGAATCAGGCGGGCAAGGCGGCATGATGATTTTCTGGCAGTGGTCCACGCATGCGAACAACGTTCCTTACGTGCGCCTGCTGTACGAAGTGCAGGTTCTGGCCATGCAGAACCCCGCCGTCTACGCGCCTTTCATGGACGACAACAGTTCGAACTGGTTGAGCTTTGTCGAAAGCACGCTTCCGCCTTCGCCGCAGCGCCGCGCCACGGCCACGCTGTATGTCGCCGTGATCGACGGCTTGATGCTGGAATTTCTGAGCACCGGCGACCTGGCCCGAACCAGTGCGGCGCT
- a CDS encoding LysR family transcriptional regulator gives MEARSESNILSLSLEIDLLRSFVVIAEVRALSRAANRIGRTQSALSQQMKRLEEIVDQPLFQRTGRGVVLTNPGERLLVHAQRILRLHDEAMADLSGKGLSGTIRFGCPDDYAAVFLPHLLRQFSSQHPQALVEVMCAPTPRLREQLDMHALDLAMISLPEDAADAHIIRREPLVWVGCAGMDSAHFDPLPLALSDPDTLDHVAACEALQRVGRRYRIAYASSSLAGLTALVRSGQAFAVITQTAVASDLCVISDDPQLPALPAIGITLKFERDRPSHLTTAFAEHIRVTLPLL, from the coding sequence ATGGAAGCTAGAAGCGAGTCTAATATCTTGAGCCTCTCACTCGAAATCGATCTGCTGCGTTCGTTTGTCGTGATTGCCGAAGTCCGGGCGCTGAGTCGTGCGGCCAATCGGATCGGGCGAACCCAGTCGGCGCTGAGTCAGCAAATGAAACGCCTTGAAGAAATCGTCGATCAGCCGCTGTTCCAGCGCACGGGTCGCGGGGTGGTGCTGACGAATCCCGGTGAACGGTTGCTGGTCCACGCCCAGCGCATTCTGCGGCTGCACGATGAAGCGATGGCGGATCTTTCTGGAAAAGGTTTGTCGGGGACGATCCGCTTCGGGTGTCCGGACGACTACGCAGCCGTCTTTCTGCCGCATTTATTGCGGCAATTTTCCAGTCAGCATCCGCAGGCTTTGGTGGAGGTTATGTGCGCCCCTACCCCGCGCTTGCGCGAACAACTGGACATGCATGCGCTGGATCTGGCGATGATCTCACTGCCGGAAGACGCGGCCGATGCGCACATCATTCGCCGCGAGCCGCTGGTTTGGGTGGGCTGTGCGGGAATGGATTCCGCGCACTTCGATCCGCTGCCGCTGGCGCTTTCGGATCCGGATACGCTCGATCACGTGGCGGCATGCGAGGCGCTGCAGCGTGTGGGGCGGCGTTATCGTATTGCCTATGCGAGTAGCAGTCTTGCCGGGCTCACGGCATTGGTGCGCTCAGGGCAGGCTTTCGCGGTGATCACGCAAACGGCGGTTGCTTCGGATCTCTGCGTCATCAGCGACGATCCGCAGTTGCCTGCTTTGCCGGCTATCGGCATCACGCTGAAGTTCGAACGGGATCGGCCTTCGCATTTGACCACCGCGTTTGCGGAGCATATTCGCGTGACGTTGCCGTTGCTTTGA
- a CDS encoding aspartate aminotransferase family protein, producing MSRNDDATFWRNARQHLIRYGGTFEPLIIERAQGSFVYDADGRAILDFTSGQMSAVLGHSHPDIVSVINEYAGKLDHLFSGMLSRPVVDLATRLADITPDGLDRALLLSTGAESNEAAIRMAKLVTGKYEIVGFAQSWHGMTGNAASATYSAGRKGVGPAAVGSYAIPAPFPYRPRFERHGEYDYLAELDYAFDLIDRQSSGNLAAFIAEPILSSGGIIELPEGYMAALKRKCEERGMLLILDEAQTGVGRTGTMFACQRDGVTPDILTLSKTLGAGLPLAAVVTSAQIEERAHELGYLFYTTHVSDPLPAAVGLRVLDVVERDGLVERANVMGARLKRGLLDLMESFECIGDIRGRGLLLGMEIVKDRRTKEPADGLGAKITRECMNLGLSMNIVQLPGMGGVFRIAPPLTVREEEIDLGLALLRQAIERSL from the coding sequence GTGTCCCGCAACGACGACGCAACGTTCTGGCGCAACGCCAGGCAGCACCTGATCCGCTACGGCGGCACCTTCGAGCCGTTGATTATCGAGCGCGCTCAGGGCAGCTTTGTTTATGACGCGGACGGCCGTGCGATTCTCGACTTCACCTCGGGGCAAATGAGCGCGGTGCTGGGGCACAGTCATCCGGACATCGTGTCGGTCATCAACGAATACGCCGGCAAGCTCGACCATCTGTTCAGCGGCATGCTGTCGCGACCGGTGGTCGACCTCGCAACACGCCTCGCCGACATCACGCCCGACGGACTCGACCGTGCGCTGTTGCTCAGCACCGGCGCGGAGTCGAACGAGGCCGCTATTCGCATGGCGAAGCTGGTCACCGGCAAATATGAAATTGTCGGTTTTGCGCAGTCGTGGCATGGCATGACGGGGAACGCCGCGTCTGCAACCTATAGCGCGGGTCGTAAGGGCGTCGGTCCCGCGGCGGTCGGCTCTTACGCGATTCCCGCGCCGTTTCCGTACCGGCCGCGTTTCGAGCGTCACGGTGAATACGATTACCTGGCGGAACTGGACTACGCGTTCGATCTAATCGACCGTCAATCCAGCGGCAATCTGGCTGCCTTTATTGCAGAGCCGATTCTTAGCTCCGGCGGGATCATCGAATTGCCGGAAGGTTACATGGCCGCGTTGAAGCGCAAATGCGAGGAACGCGGCATGCTGCTGATCCTCGACGAAGCGCAAACCGGAGTGGGGCGTACGGGCACGATGTTCGCCTGTCAGCGCGACGGCGTCACGCCCGACATTCTCACGCTATCGAAAACACTGGGCGCCGGTCTGCCGCTCGCGGCGGTCGTGACCTCCGCGCAGATCGAAGAGCGGGCCCACGAATTGGGTTACCTGTTCTATACGACTCACGTGTCCGATCCACTGCCCGCCGCCGTCGGTTTGCGCGTATTGGATGTGGTCGAGCGCGACGGGCTGGTCGAGCGTGCGAACGTGATGGGGGCGCGACTCAAACGCGGTTTGCTGGATCTGATGGAAAGCTTCGAATGCATCGGCGACATTCGCGGACGCGGCCTGCTGCTGGGCATGGAGATCGTCAAAGACCGTCGCACGAAAGAACCGGCGGATGGACTCGGTGCAAAGATTACCCGCGAGTGCATGAACCTGGGGCTCAGCATGAACATCGTGCAGTTGCCGGGTATGGGCGGTGTGTTCCGAATCGCGCCGCCGTTGACCGTCCGCGAAGAAGAGATCGATCTGGGTCTGGCACTGCTGCGGCAGGCGATTGAGCGCTCTCTCTGA